GAACGGCTCGGTGTAGATCATGAAGCTGTCCATGAAGCGCAGCAGCACCGCGATCAGCAGCACGCGATTCATCTTCGGAAGCTGGATCGCGGTGAACACCGCCCAGCGCGAGGCGCCGTCGATCTGCGCCGCCTGGTAATAGGCGTCGGGAATCGACTTCAGGCCGGCATAGCACAAGAGCGCAACCAGGCTGGTCCAGTGCCAGACGTCCATGACGATGACGGTGACCCAGGCATCGAGATCGTTGGCGACGTAATTGTAGTTGATGCCGAGGCTGTTCAGCGTGTAACCGAGCAGGCCGATGTCGGGGCGGCCGAAGATCTGCCAGATCGTGCCGACGACGTTCCACGGAATCAGCAGCGGCAGTGCGAGGATCACGAGGCAGGCCGCCACCGTCCAGCCATCGCGCGGCATCGACAGCGCGATCACGATGCCGAGCGGCACCTCGATGGCGAGGATGACGAGCGAGAAGAACAGGTTGCGGCCGAGCGAGGCCAGGAAGCGGCCGCCGAGATCGGTCGAGGGATCGAGCAATTCCTTGAACCAGCCGACACCGTTCCAGAAGAACTGGTTATTGCCGAATGTGTCCTGCATCGAATAGTTCACCACCGTCATCAGCGGGATCACCGCGGAGAAGGCGACGACCAGGAACACCGGCAGGACCAGGAACCAGGCTTTTTGATTGACGGTCTTGTCCATCAGGCGGCTCCCTCCACCAGAAGGCTGTCCGCATAAACGTGGACATGGGATGGATCGAATTTCAGCCCGGCGGAGCCGTCGGAGCTGGTGAAGCCGCCCGGCGCGCGGGCAGCGAGCTTGGCATCGCCGACGCGCACGCGGGCGAAGCGGATGCGACCGAGATCGTCGATCCGGTCGATCTTCGAGGTGAGCAGTCCCGGCGACGGCGCGACCACGTCGACGAATTCCGGGCGCACGCCGATCTCGATCTTGGCCCCGGCGGGCAGATGGTCGTAGCTGCGATTGAGCGCGATGACATGGCCGTCGATCCGCGCCTCGCGGCCTTTCACTTCCGCCGGCATGATGTTCATGCCGGGCGAGCCGATGAAGTAGCCGACGAACGTGTGCGCGGGCTTGTCGAACAGCTCGGCCGGCGTGCCGCTCTGCACCACCCGGCCGTCATGCATCACCACCACGGTGTCGGCGAAGGTCAGCGCCTCGGTCTGATCGTGGGTGACGTAGATCATCGTGAGATCGAGCTCGCGGTGCAGCGCCTTCAGCTTCGAGCGGAGCTGCCATTTCAGCTCGGGATCGATCACCGTCAGCGGCTCGTCGAACAGCACGGCGGCGACGTCGTTGCGCACGAGGCCCCGGCCGAGCGAGATCTTCTGCTTCGCGTCCGCCGTGAGCCGCGTCGCCTTGCGGTTCAGATAGGGCTCGAGATCGAGCAGGCGGCCGATCTGGGTCACACGCTTTTCGATTTCGGCCTTCGGCACGCCGCGGTTCTTCAGCGGAAACGCCAGGTTCTCCCCCACCGTCATGGTGTCGTAGATCACCGGAAACTGGAACACCTGGGCGATGTTGCGCTTCTGGGTTGACAGCGGTGTGATGTCCTTGCCGTCGAACAGGATTTTTCCGCGCGAGGGCGTGATGATGCCGGAGATGACGTTGAGCAGCGTGGTCTTGCCGCAGCCCGAAGGCCCGAGCAGCGCATAGGCGCCGCCCTGCCGCCAGGTCATGGTCACCGGCTTCAACGCAAAGCTCTCCGGGGCGGCATCATTGACTCCGTAGGAGTGCGCGAGATCGACGAGGTCAATGCGGGCCATGGCGCACCTCCCTCACGTATTAGTGGAGCTGGGCGCAGCGACCAGGCGGTCGGCCGCGTCGAATACGAAGACATCCTGCGGATCGAGCACGGCGTCGAGCGTCTGCCCCGGCTCGAACTCGTGCACGCCGTGCAGCACCGCAACCCAGTTCGATCCGTCGCGAGTCAAATGCACGAAACTCTCCGAACCGGTGATCTCGGTCACCGTCACTGTGGCGTGGAAGGCGTGGCGATCGGTCTGGCCATCGGCGAGCCCGAGCTGGTGGGCACGGAAGCCGACGCGATAGGGTCCGTCGGCGAGTCCGGCGTAAAGGCCGGAGGCCGGTGCCGAGCTGCCGCCGGCATAAGCGACCTGCCCGTTCTTCTTCTCGATGCCGACCAGATTGAGCGGAGGATCGGAGAAGACCTGAGCGACACGGAGCGTTTGCGGGCGCC
This genomic interval from Bradyrhizobium sp. CB82 contains the following:
- a CDS encoding sugar ABC transporter permease translates to MDKTVNQKAWFLVLPVFLVVAFSAVIPLMTVVNYSMQDTFGNNQFFWNGVGWFKELLDPSTDLGGRFLASLGRNLFFSLVILAIEVPLGIVIALSMPRDGWTVAACLVILALPLLIPWNVVGTIWQIFGRPDIGLLGYTLNSLGINYNYVANDLDAWVTVIVMDVWHWTSLVALLCYAGLKSIPDAYYQAAQIDGASRWAVFTAIQLPKMNRVLLIAVLLRFMDSFMIYTEPFVVTGGGPGNSTTFVSIELVKIALGQFDLGKAAALSLVYNLIILIVCWVFYTVMTNAGVERKTQAEKEPAAERKPAGALQPAHALQPKEGVA
- a CDS encoding ABC transporter ATP-binding protein, which encodes MARIDLVDLAHSYGVNDAAPESFALKPVTMTWRQGGAYALLGPSGCGKTTLLNVISGIITPSRGKILFDGKDITPLSTQKRNIAQVFQFPVIYDTMTVGENLAFPLKNRGVPKAEIEKRVTQIGRLLDLEPYLNRKATRLTADAKQKISLGRGLVRNDVAAVLFDEPLTVIDPELKWQLRSKLKALHRELDLTMIYVTHDQTEALTFADTVVVMHDGRVVQSGTPAELFDKPAHTFVGYFIGSPGMNIMPAEVKGREARIDGHVIALNRSYDHLPAGAKIEIGVRPEFVDVVAPSPGLLTSKIDRIDDLGRIRFARVRVGDAKLAARAPGGFTSSDGSAGLKFDPSHVHVYADSLLVEGAA